The following are encoded together in the Halomonas halophila genome:
- a CDS encoding TIGR02444 family protein, producing MTPDSTELPAALRARLAADPLWDVALALYARPGAEAACLHLQDDAGVEVIELLWRLWLFRHGLAAGPMPDAVARWQAEVTAPLRRLRRSLKAEAAERESVASLRQRIKACELDAEREALARLEAHSLDDNATHRPLSPSDDLRDALPFYSRLTKPSHLAALGRLNDQLDPS from the coding sequence ATGACGCCCGATTCTACCGAATTGCCGGCCGCTCTGCGGGCCCGGCTCGCCGCCGATCCGCTATGGGACGTCGCCCTGGCGCTCTACGCCCGCCCCGGCGCGGAAGCCGCCTGCCTGCACCTGCAGGACGACGCTGGCGTCGAGGTGATCGAGCTGCTGTGGCGGCTGTGGCTGTTCCGCCACGGGCTGGCCGCCGGCCCGATGCCCGATGCGGTGGCCCGCTGGCAGGCCGAGGTGACCGCGCCGCTGCGCCGGCTGCGCCGCTCGCTCAAGGCCGAGGCCGCCGAGCGCGAGAGCGTCGCCTCGCTGCGCCAGCGGATCAAGGCCTGCGAGCTCGACGCCGAGCGTGAGGCCCTGGCGCGGCTGGAAGCGCATAGCCTCGACGACAACGCCACTCATCGGCCTCTATCACCCAGTGATGACCTGCGAGATGCACTGCCTTTTTATTCCCGACTGACAAAACCGTCTCATCTTGCGGCGCTAGGAAGGTTGAATGACCAACTTGACCCTTCATGA
- a CDS encoding TRAP transporter substrate-binding protein — protein MKSQKLLATAGIGALMLGMSTSAFSDNWRYAHEEYEGDVQDVFAQEFKRYVEENSDHNVQVYRFGELGESDDIMEQTQNGILQFVDQSPGFTGALIPAAQIFFIPYLMPTDMDTVLEFFDESKAINEMFPELYAEHGLKLLQMFPEGEMVVTADEPITEPADFDNKKIRVMTNPLLAETYNAFGATPTPLPWGEVYGGLQTGIIDGQENPIFWIESGGLYEVSPNLTFTGHGWFTTAMMANQDFYEGLSDEDKQLVQDATDAAYDHTIEHIQGLAEDSLDKIMEACDECTVTRLNDEQIATFKERAPQVEDAFLEMTGEDGAALLEQFKADLEAVQQAEE, from the coding sequence ATGAAGTCACAAAAGCTGCTGGCCACCGCGGGCATCGGTGCCCTGATGCTGGGCATGTCGACGTCCGCCTTCTCGGACAACTGGCGCTACGCTCACGAGGAGTACGAGGGCGACGTACAGGACGTCTTCGCCCAGGAATTCAAGCGCTACGTGGAGGAGAATTCCGACCACAACGTGCAAGTCTATCGCTTCGGTGAGCTCGGCGAGTCCGACGACATCATGGAGCAGACCCAGAACGGCATCCTGCAGTTCGTGGACCAGTCCCCCGGCTTCACCGGCGCCCTGATCCCGGCGGCCCAGATTTTCTTCATTCCGTATCTGATGCCGACCGACATGGACACCGTGCTCGAGTTCTTCGACGAGAGCAAGGCCATCAACGAGATGTTCCCCGAGCTCTACGCCGAGCACGGCCTGAAGCTGCTGCAGATGTTCCCCGAGGGGGAAATGGTGGTCACCGCCGACGAGCCGATCACCGAGCCCGCGGACTTCGACAACAAGAAGATCCGGGTGATGACCAATCCGCTGCTCGCCGAGACCTACAACGCCTTCGGCGCCACCCCGACCCCGCTGCCCTGGGGCGAGGTGTACGGCGGCCTGCAGACCGGCATCATCGACGGCCAGGAGAACCCGATCTTCTGGATCGAGTCCGGCGGCCTCTACGAGGTGTCTCCGAACCTGACCTTCACCGGTCACGGCTGGTTCACCACCGCCATGATGGCCAACCAGGACTTCTACGAAGGCCTGTCCGACGAGGACAAGCAGCTGGTGCAGGACGCCACCGACGCGGCCTATGACCACACCATCGAGCACATCCAGGGCCTCGCCGAGGACTCGCTCGACAAGATCATGGAAGCCTGCGACGAGTGCACCGTGACGCGCCTGAACGACGAGCAGATCGCCACCTTCAAGGAGCGCGCGCCCCAGGTCGAGGACGCCTTCCTCGAGATGACCGGCGAGGACGGCGCCGCGCTGCTCGAGCAGTTCAAGGCCGACCTCGAGGCCGTGCAGCAAGCCGAGGAGTGA
- a CDS encoding TRAP transporter small permease, whose translation MTDEDSEKHYRSGLPGFLGVIDTFISKVEAVILALGVLLMAANTIANVIGRFVFGESIFFSGEINRILIIMITFAGIGYAARHGRHIRMSAIYDALPVGGRRALMIAISLFTSLVMFFLLYFSVLYILDLHDKGRILPALGFPIWIIYVWVPLGFLITGIQYLLTAIKNMTSRDVYLSTSVLDGYKDTETEV comes from the coding sequence ATGACCGACGAAGATTCCGAAAAGCACTATCGTTCCGGACTGCCGGGCTTTCTCGGCGTCATCGACACCTTCATCAGCAAGGTCGAGGCGGTGATCCTCGCCCTCGGCGTGCTGCTGATGGCCGCCAACACCATCGCCAACGTCATCGGCCGCTTCGTCTTCGGCGAGAGCATCTTCTTCTCCGGCGAGATCAACCGCATCCTGATCATCATGATCACCTTCGCCGGCATCGGCTATGCGGCGCGCCACGGCCGGCACATCCGCATGTCGGCGATCTACGATGCCCTGCCGGTGGGCGGGCGCCGCGCGCTGATGATCGCGATCTCGCTGTTCACCTCCCTGGTGATGTTCTTCCTGCTCTATTTCTCGGTGCTCTACATCCTCGACCTGCACGACAAGGGCCGCATCCTGCCGGCGCTCGGCTTCCCTATCTGGATCATCTACGTCTGGGTGCCGCTGGGCTTTCTGATCACCGGCATCCAGTACCTGCTCACCGCCATCAAGAACATGACGTCCCGCGACGTCTACCTGTCGACCTCGGTGCTCGACGGGTACAAGGATACGGAAACGGAAGTCTGA
- a CDS encoding TRAP transporter large permease yields the protein MTTIMVVTMIALLLLGFPMMIPLITAAVIGFFMMFNGLGQMETLIQQMMAGIRPASLIAVPMFILAADIMTRGQSAERLINMVMSFIGHVKGGLAVSTAASCTLFGAVSGSTQATVVAVGSPLRPRMLKAGYSDSFTLALIINASDIAFLIPPSIGMIIYGVISGTSIGELFIAGIGPGLLILAMFSAYCVAYAVIRKVPTEPKAGWGERLGAVRMALWPLGFPVIIVGGIYGGIFSPTEAAAACVLYAILLEFVVFRSLKINDIYAIAKSTGLITAVVFILVAVGNGFSWIISFAQIPQAILEAVGINEAGPTGVLIAICIAFFVACMFVDPIVVILVLTPIFAPAIEATGLDPVLVGILITLQVAIGSATPPFGCDIFTAIAIFKRPYLDVIKGTPPFVFLLVLAAALLIMFPQIALFLRDLAFSG from the coding sequence ATGACGACAATAATGGTGGTGACCATGATCGCCCTGCTGCTGCTGGGCTTTCCGATGATGATCCCGCTGATCACCGCGGCGGTGATCGGCTTCTTCATGATGTTCAACGGCCTGGGCCAGATGGAGACGCTGATCCAGCAGATGATGGCCGGCATCCGGCCGGCCTCGCTGATCGCGGTGCCGATGTTCATCCTCGCCGCCGACATCATGACCCGCGGCCAGTCGGCGGAGCGCCTGATCAACATGGTGATGTCCTTCATCGGCCACGTGAAGGGCGGTCTGGCGGTCAGCACCGCGGCCTCCTGCACCCTGTTCGGCGCCGTCTCCGGCTCCACCCAGGCCACCGTGGTGGCGGTGGGCTCGCCCCTGCGCCCGCGGATGCTCAAGGCCGGCTACTCGGACTCCTTCACCCTGGCGCTGATCATCAACGCCAGCGACATCGCCTTCCTGATTCCGCCCAGCATCGGCATGATCATCTACGGGGTGATCTCCGGCACCTCCATCGGCGAGCTGTTCATCGCCGGCATCGGGCCCGGCCTGCTGATTCTCGCCATGTTCTCCGCCTACTGCGTGGCCTACGCCGTGATCCGCAAGGTGCCCACCGAGCCCAAGGCCGGCTGGGGCGAACGCCTGGGCGCGGTACGCATGGCGCTGTGGCCGCTGGGCTTCCCGGTGATCATCGTCGGCGGCATCTATGGCGGTATCTTCAGCCCCACCGAGGCCGCCGCGGCCTGCGTGCTGTATGCCATCCTGCTCGAGTTCGTGGTGTTCCGCTCGCTCAAGATCAATGACATCTACGCCATCGCCAAGTCCACCGGCCTGATCACCGCCGTGGTGTTCATCCTGGTCGCCGTCGGCAACGGCTTCTCCTGGATCATCTCCTTCGCCCAGATTCCCCAGGCGATCCTCGAGGCGGTGGGCATCAACGAGGCCGGCCCCACCGGGGTGCTGATCGCGATCTGCATCGCCTTCTTCGTGGCCTGCATGTTCGTCGACCCCATCGTGGTGATCCTGGTGCTGACGCCGATCTTCGCCCCCGCCATCGAGGCCACCGGCCTGGACCCGGTGCTGGTCGGCATCCTGATCACCCTGCAGGTGGCCATCGGCTCGGCGACGCCACCCTTCGGCTGCGACATCTTCACCGCCATCGCGATCTTCAAGCGGCCCTACCTGGACGTCATCAAGGGCACGCCGCCGTTCGTGTTCCTGCTGGTCCTCGCCGCCGCCCTGCTGATCATGTTCCCGCAGATCGCCCTGTTCCTGCGCGACCTGGCCTTCAGCGGCTGA
- a CDS encoding universal stress protein: MFKRIMVPVDGSKGAIKALDKAVALQRLTGAELYLLCVFKHHSLLEASLSMIRPEKLDIPDDALKEYATEIAVQAKAHAAELGVPADRVRAFVKGGRPSRTIVRFARKRDCDLIVIGAQGTNGDKGLLLGSVSQRVAGSAHCPTLVV, encoded by the coding sequence ATGTTCAAGCGGATCATGGTACCGGTGGATGGCTCCAAGGGCGCCATCAAGGCACTGGACAAGGCCGTCGCGCTGCAGCGGCTCACCGGCGCCGAACTCTACCTGCTGTGCGTGTTCAAGCATCACAGCCTGCTCGAGGCCTCGCTGTCCATGATCAGGCCCGAGAAGCTCGACATCCCCGACGATGCCCTCAAGGAGTACGCCACCGAGATCGCCGTGCAGGCCAAGGCGCACGCCGCCGAGCTCGGCGTGCCCGCCGACAGGGTGCGTGCCTTCGTCAAGGGGGGCCGCCCCTCGCGCACCATCGTGCGCTTCGCCCGCAAGCGCGACTGCGACCTGATCGTGATCGGCGCCCAGGGCACCAACGGCGACAAGGGTCTGCTGCTGGGCAGCGTGTCGCAGCGGGTGGCGGGCTCGGCCCACTGCCCAACCCTCGTGGTCTAG
- a CDS encoding FKBP-type peptidyl-prolyl cis-trans isomerase: MKRLLTTASLTALLTAAPLALAAPETDGEKLGYSLGVTLGKSIQQDVSDLDVDAFTQAVRDVFDDNELEMTEDEMNATMQAFQQQAMQQRAAEAQQLAEENQAAGEAYQAENAEKDDVNVTASGLQYREIESGDGASPSDGDTVKVNYEGQLIDGTVFDSSYERGEPVSFQVGQVIEGWQEALKLMSVGDTWEVVIPAELGYGSRGQGPIGPNETLVFKVELLDVNPDNAEG, translated from the coding sequence ATGAAGCGACTGCTGACCACCGCATCCCTGACGGCGCTGCTGACCGCTGCCCCGCTGGCACTGGCCGCCCCCGAGACCGACGGCGAGAAGCTCGGCTACAGCCTCGGCGTGACCCTGGGCAAGAGCATCCAGCAGGACGTCTCCGATCTCGATGTCGACGCCTTCACCCAGGCCGTTCGCGATGTCTTCGACGACAACGAGCTGGAGATGACCGAGGACGAGATGAACGCCACCATGCAGGCCTTCCAGCAGCAGGCCATGCAGCAGCGCGCCGCCGAGGCCCAGCAGCTGGCCGAGGAGAACCAGGCCGCCGGCGAGGCCTATCAGGCCGAAAACGCCGAGAAGGACGACGTGAACGTCACCGCCTCCGGCCTGCAGTATCGCGAGATCGAATCCGGCGACGGCGCCTCGCCCAGCGACGGCGACACCGTCAAGGTCAACTACGAAGGCCAGCTGATCGACGGCACCGTCTTCGACAGCTCCTACGAGCGCGGCGAGCCGGTCAGCTTCCAGGTCGGCCAGGTCATCGAAGGCTGGCAGGAAGCCCTGAAGCTGATGAGCGTCGGCGACACCTGGGAAGTCGTGATCCCGGCCGAACTCGGCTATGGCAGCCGCGGCCAGGGCCCGATCGGCCCCAACGAGACCCTGGTGTTCAAGGTCGAGCTGCTCGACGTGAACCCGGACAACGCCGAAGGCTGA
- a CDS encoding AEC family transporter gives MESIIGALGPLFLLILLGALLGRGPWPGGDFWSRLEGLIYYLLFPAMLVATLAEADIRAVPVARLALVLLGGLLLLAVGLWTLRPRLGLGMPAFTSVFQGALRFNTYVGVAGAAALHGPAGATVAAVAVALMVPLVNVLCVLTFLAAGTLGKGGVGASLRALARNPLILACLAGAGLNLSGIGLPGWSHDAVALLGRAALPLGLVAVGVALRPQAVLRRDGGLWTATLIKLALLPALVLGLTTLLGLDAVSRDVALLFAALPTATSAYILSRQLGGDAELMAALITVQTLLAMLSLPLWLRLIA, from the coding sequence ATGGAAAGCATCATCGGCGCCCTCGGGCCCCTGTTCCTGCTGATCCTGCTCGGCGCCCTGCTGGGCCGTGGTCCCTGGCCCGGCGGCGACTTCTGGTCGCGCCTCGAGGGCCTGATCTACTACCTGCTGTTCCCGGCGATGCTGGTGGCCACCCTGGCCGAGGCCGACATCCGCGCGGTGCCGGTCGCCCGCCTCGCCCTGGTGCTGCTCGGTGGCCTGCTGCTGCTGGCCGTCGGCCTGTGGACGCTGCGGCCGCGGCTGGGGCTCGGCATGCCGGCCTTCACCTCGGTCTTCCAGGGCGCGCTGCGCTTCAACACCTACGTGGGCGTGGCCGGCGCCGCCGCCCTGCACGGCCCGGCCGGCGCCACCGTGGCGGCGGTCGCCGTGGCGCTGATGGTTCCACTGGTCAACGTACTGTGCGTGCTGACCTTCCTCGCTGCCGGCACCCTGGGCAAGGGCGGCGTGGGCGCCAGCCTCCGGGCCCTGGCCCGCAACCCGCTGATCCTGGCCTGCCTGGCCGGGGCGGGGCTCAACCTCTCGGGGATCGGCCTGCCCGGCTGGAGCCACGACGCGGTGGCCCTGCTCGGCCGGGCGGCGCTGCCGCTGGGCCTGGTGGCGGTGGGCGTGGCGCTCCGCCCCCAGGCGGTGCTGCGCCGGGACGGCGGCCTCTGGACCGCCACCCTGATCAAGCTGGCGCTGCTGCCGGCCCTGGTGCTGGGGCTGACCACCCTGCTCGGCCTGGACGCGGTGAGCCGCGACGTGGCGCTGCTCTTCGCCGCCCTGCCCACCGCCACCTCGGCCTATATCCTGTCGCGACAGCTGGGCGGCGACGCCGAATTGATGGCCGCGTTGATTACCGTCCAGACCCTGCTGGCCATGCTGAGCCTGCCGCTGTGGCTGCGCCTGATCGCCTAG
- a CDS encoding LysR substrate-binding domain-containing protein: MVEVSSQTLDLEALRSFVAVARLGSLAAAAEQRHRTVSALSMQIKRLETRLEARLLVRGARGMTLTASGEALLGEARELLRHHDGLVARISGRGLSGRVSFGMPEDYASRLVGRLLPDFLARHPDVVLEAVTATSGELARRLERGQLSLVVALDRPHRLSGGEPLWRTSPVWAGARDLALAPEAPLPLALHPVDCPYRQLGIEALEAGGRPWHAVFTSTSIHALETAVEAGLAVSILERDRLTPAMRELGEAEGLPRLADCQAELHYGRGVNAASWPAVEALGEMIKARLGQRS; encoded by the coding sequence ATGGTTGAAGTCTCTTCCCAGACCCTGGACCTGGAGGCGCTGCGCAGCTTCGTGGCGGTGGCGCGGCTGGGCTCGCTGGCCGCGGCGGCCGAGCAGCGCCACCGCACCGTCAGTGCCCTGAGCATGCAGATCAAGCGCCTCGAGACGCGCCTGGAGGCCCGGCTGCTGGTGCGCGGTGCCCGGGGCATGACGCTCACCGCCAGCGGCGAGGCGCTGCTCGGCGAGGCCCGGGAGCTGCTGCGCCATCACGACGGCCTGGTGGCTCGGATCAGCGGCCGCGGCCTGTCCGGCCGGGTCAGCTTCGGTATGCCCGAGGACTACGCCAGCCGCCTGGTCGGGCGCCTGCTGCCGGACTTCCTGGCCCGCCATCCTGACGTGGTGCTGGAGGCCGTGACCGCGACCAGCGGCGAGCTGGCCCGCCGCCTGGAGCGGGGCCAGCTGTCGCTGGTCGTGGCGCTGGACCGTCCTCATCGACTCAGCGGCGGTGAGCCGCTGTGGCGTACCTCGCCGGTATGGGCCGGCGCCCGGGACCTGGCGCTGGCGCCGGAGGCCCCGTTGCCGCTGGCGCTGCATCCGGTGGACTGTCCCTACCGCCAGCTCGGCATCGAGGCCCTGGAGGCCGGCGGGCGCCCCTGGCATGCGGTCTTCACCAGTACCAGCATCCATGCGCTGGAGACTGCCGTGGAGGCGGGGCTGGCGGTGAGCATCCTGGAGCGTGATCGCCTGACGCCGGCCATGCGCGAGCTGGGTGAGGCCGAGGGCCTGCCGCGGCTGGCGGACTGCCAGGCCGAGCTGCATTACGGGCGAGGCGTCAATGCGGCCTCCTGGCCGGCGGTGGAGGCGCTGGGAGAGATGATCAAGGCGCGCCTGGGCCAGCGGAGCTGA
- a CDS encoding DMT family transporter has translation MLARQWVQWAPPQPQQLGSLAIAVGFVICWSSGFVGSRLAVAAESPALSLYAWRFALATLLAGLWTLIATRAKRTRAPGALAHEALVGSLTVGGYLLAMLLAVESGVSAGVAALIGALQPLAATLMAGRLLGERPRMAQWLGLGVATLGAGLSVMDDLGGVGGAPLWAYGLPLLAVIAVSLGSVLSAGRPATLPMATRLTAQLAAATLVFALAAWLSGEGLPAPALEAETLAALAWLILLATFGGYGFFNASLQRFGVSQSAALVALTPAATLAATALMFGEWPGMLGAAGMALGLLGAVSALASGRRRGRGAGGHVATARPVTEREARRRVRPNAPTTRRG, from the coding sequence ATGCTGGCGAGACAATGGGTTCAGTGGGCACCGCCCCAGCCGCAGCAGCTGGGGAGCCTGGCGATCGCTGTGGGCTTCGTGATCTGCTGGAGCAGCGGCTTCGTGGGCAGCCGTCTGGCCGTGGCCGCCGAGTCGCCGGCGCTCTCGCTCTACGCCTGGCGCTTCGCGCTGGCCACCCTGCTGGCCGGCCTGTGGACGCTGATCGCGACCCGCGCGAAACGCACTCGAGCACCGGGCGCCCTGGCCCACGAGGCCCTGGTCGGCAGCCTCACGGTGGGCGGCTATCTGCTGGCCATGCTGCTGGCGGTGGAAAGCGGCGTCAGTGCCGGCGTGGCGGCCCTGATCGGCGCCCTGCAGCCCCTGGCCGCGACGCTGATGGCCGGCCGCCTGCTGGGCGAGCGTCCGCGGATGGCCCAATGGCTGGGACTGGGCGTGGCGACCCTGGGGGCGGGGCTGAGCGTGATGGACGATCTCGGCGGCGTCGGCGGGGCACCGCTCTGGGCCTACGGACTGCCGCTGCTGGCGGTGATCGCGGTGAGCCTCGGCAGCGTGCTGAGCGCCGGGCGGCCGGCGACCCTGCCCATGGCGACGCGCCTGACCGCCCAGCTGGCGGCGGCCACCCTGGTGTTCGCCCTCGCCGCCTGGCTGAGCGGCGAAGGACTGCCCGCCCCGGCGCTGGAGGCGGAGACCCTGGCGGCCCTGGCCTGGCTGATCCTGCTGGCAACCTTCGGCGGCTACGGTTTCTTCAACGCCAGCCTGCAGCGCTTCGGGGTCAGCCAGAGCGCCGCGCTGGTGGCCCTGACACCGGCCGCCACCCTGGCCGCCACGGCGCTGATGTTCGGCGAATGGCCGGGCATGCTGGGCGCCGCCGGCATGGCCCTCGGGCTGCTCGGCGCCGTGAGCGCCCTGGCGAGCGGTCGGCGCCGCGGGCGAGGCGCCGGCGGCCATGTCGCCACGGCCCGCCCGGTCACGGAGCGGGAAGCGCGTCGACGGGTCCGACCGAACGCCCCGACCACGCGGCGAGGCTGA
- the trmB gene encoding tRNA (guanosine(46)-N7)-methyltransferase TrmB produces MNDEQRPDTPSTDAPEGPDAPLHRRGIKSYVLRAGRMTAAQTRGLEEVWPRLGLTLEDGRQDLETLFGRRAPVVLEIGFGMGGSLIEQAETHPDTDFIGIEVHAPGVGKLLDEADKRGLTNLRVYREDALLVLEQCLPEGSLDTLQLFFPDPWTKKKHHKRRIVQPAFVELVRTRLKPGGTLHMATDWEAYAEWMAEVMVEAPGYQNTATDETAPYVPRPEFRPLTKFEQRGEKLGHGVWDLIFRRAD; encoded by the coding sequence ATGAACGACGAACAACGCCCCGACACGCCCTCGACCGACGCTCCCGAGGGCCCCGACGCCCCGCTGCATCGCCGCGGGATCAAGAGCTACGTGCTGCGCGCCGGGCGCATGACCGCCGCCCAGACCCGCGGCCTCGAGGAGGTGTGGCCGCGTCTGGGGCTGACCCTCGAGGACGGCCGCCAGGACCTCGAGACGCTGTTCGGGCGTCGCGCTCCGGTGGTGCTGGAGATCGGCTTCGGCATGGGCGGCTCGCTGATCGAGCAGGCCGAGACCCATCCCGACACCGACTTCATCGGCATCGAGGTGCATGCGCCCGGCGTCGGCAAGCTGCTCGACGAGGCCGACAAGCGCGGCCTGACCAACCTCCGGGTCTATCGTGAGGACGCGCTGCTGGTGCTCGAGCAGTGCCTGCCCGAGGGCAGCCTCGACACCCTGCAGCTGTTCTTCCCCGACCCCTGGACCAAGAAGAAGCATCACAAGCGGCGCATCGTCCAGCCGGCCTTCGTCGAGCTGGTGCGCACGCGCCTCAAGCCCGGCGGCACCCTGCACATGGCCACCGACTGGGAGGCCTACGCCGAGTGGATGGCCGAGGTGATGGTCGAGGCGCCGGGCTACCAGAACACCGCCACCGACGAGACGGCCCCCTACGTGCCGCGCCCCGAGTTCCGCCCGCTGACCAAGTTCGAGCAGCGCGGCGAGAAGCTCGGCCACGGCGTCTGGGACCTGATCTTCCGTCGCGCCGACTGA
- a CDS encoding thiazole synthase, which yields MTDFFQDAPLRVAGREFASRLLVGTGKYRDVDETGEAIAASGAEVVTFAVRRTNLGQDASAPNLLDVVSPERYTLLPNTAGCYTAQDAVRTCRLARELLDGHNLVKLEVLGDDTTLYPNVVETLAAAETLVNDGFDVMVYTSDDPIVARELERLGCCAVMPLGSLIGSGHGIQNPHNIRLIIEQASVPVLVDAGIGTASEAAQAMELGCDGVLMNSAIAHARQPVLMAGAMKRAVLAGREAFLAGRMPRRQGAEPSSPLAGRINA from the coding sequence ATGACCGACTTCTTCCAGGACGCGCCGCTGCGCGTCGCCGGCCGTGAATTCGCCTCGCGCCTGCTGGTGGGTACCGGCAAGTACCGCGATGTCGACGAGACCGGCGAGGCCATTGCGGCCAGCGGGGCCGAGGTGGTGACCTTCGCCGTGCGTCGCACCAATCTGGGGCAGGATGCCTCGGCGCCCAATCTGCTCGACGTGGTGTCCCCGGAGCGCTATACCCTGCTGCCCAACACTGCCGGCTGCTACACCGCCCAGGATGCGGTGCGCACCTGCCGGCTGGCCCGCGAGCTGCTCGACGGCCACAACCTGGTCAAGCTCGAGGTGCTGGGCGACGACACCACCCTGTATCCCAACGTGGTGGAGACCCTGGCCGCCGCCGAGACCCTGGTCAACGACGGCTTCGACGTCATGGTCTACACCAGCGACGATCCCATCGTTGCCCGCGAGCTGGAGCGTCTCGGCTGCTGCGCCGTGATGCCGCTGGGCTCGCTGATCGGCTCCGGCCACGGCATCCAGAATCCGCACAACATCCGCCTGATCATCGAGCAGGCCAGCGTGCCGGTGCTGGTGGATGCCGGCATCGGCACCGCCTCCGAGGCCGCCCAGGCCATGGAGCTGGGCTGCGACGGGGTGCTGATGAACTCCGCCATCGCCCACGCCCGCCAGCCGGTGCTGATGGCCGGCGCCATGAAGCGGGCCGTGCTGGCCGGCCGCGAGGCCTTCCTCGCCGGACGCATGCCGCGCCGCCAGGGCGCCGAGCCGTCCTCGCCGCTGGCCGGGCGTATCAACGCCTGA
- the thiS gene encoding sulfur carrier protein ThiS, producing the protein MQIQLNGEARTLEAEASVAQLVETLGLAGRRIAVEVNEEIVPRSAHDGTRLADGDRVEIVHAIGGG; encoded by the coding sequence ATGCAGATCCAGCTCAATGGCGAGGCGCGCACCCTGGAGGCCGAGGCCTCCGTGGCCCAGCTGGTCGAGACCCTCGGCCTGGCCGGACGGCGCATCGCCGTGGAGGTCAACGAGGAGATCGTCCCCCGAAGCGCTCACGACGGGACGCGCCTGGCCGACGGCGACCGGGTGGAGATCGTCCATGCCATCGGTGGCGGCTGA
- a CDS encoding DUF423 domain-containing protein, with amino-acid sequence MRDRGWWMAVALCGALTVMAGAFGAHALNGTLTPRLMTVFETGVRYQAWHTLAMLAVLAWRTARPLAGQRWVLGLWLAGMTLFSGSLYALAISGVKVLGAITPIGGGLLILGWLALAVAAWRSQSASGKA; translated from the coding sequence ATGCGGGATCGCGGCTGGTGGATGGCAGTGGCGCTGTGCGGCGCCCTGACGGTGATGGCCGGGGCCTTCGGCGCCCATGCCCTGAACGGCACCCTGACGCCGAGGCTGATGACGGTGTTCGAGACCGGGGTGCGCTACCAGGCCTGGCACACCCTGGCGATGCTCGCCGTGCTGGCCTGGCGCACCGCACGGCCGCTGGCCGGCCAGCGCTGGGTCCTTGGCCTGTGGCTGGCCGGCATGACGCTGTTCTCGGGCTCGCTCTACGCCCTGGCGATCAGCGGCGTGAAGGTGCTCGGCGCCATCACGCCGATCGGCGGCGGGCTGCTGATCCTCGGCTGGCTGGCGCTGGCCGTGGCGGCCTGGCGCAGTCAGTCGGCATCGGGCAAGGCATAA
- a CDS encoding PaaI family thioesterase — MTVMTAAAIEEFLDEVFPQRAGTIEGVGEGRATMSLAIEDEHLRPGASVSGPTLMGLADVCLYVAILAQIGPEPMAVTSDLHCRFLRRPRGDRDLIANARLLKLGRRLAVGEVQLFSDGEEAPVALVTATYALPDAD; from the coding sequence ATGACCGTGATGACCGCCGCCGCCATCGAGGAATTCCTCGACGAGGTGTTTCCCCAGCGTGCCGGCACCATCGAGGGCGTCGGCGAGGGCCGCGCCACCATGAGCCTGGCCATCGAGGACGAGCACCTGCGTCCCGGTGCCAGCGTCTCCGGCCCGACTCTGATGGGGCTGGCCGACGTCTGCCTCTACGTGGCGATCCTGGCCCAGATCGGCCCCGAGCCGATGGCGGTCACCAGCGACCTGCACTGCCGCTTCCTGCGTCGCCCGCGGGGCGATCGCGACTTGATCGCCAACGCCCGGCTGCTCAAGCTGGGGCGACGGCTGGCGGTGGGCGAGGTGCAGCTGTTCTCCGACGGCGAGGAGGCGCCGGTGGCGCTGGTCACCGCGACTTATGCCTTGCCCGATGCCGACTGA